A region of the Zonotrichia leucophrys gambelii isolate GWCS_2022_RI chromosome 14, RI_Zleu_2.0, whole genome shotgun sequence genome:
ATAACTAGGTGCTGACATTTATTTACGCTTCCTTAATACTAAGTACATCACTCCACTGATCAGGGTAAAGGCAAAGGCAATCCAGGCTAAGACAAAGGAATAGCCATATTGGCCTTTGGAAACTTCCATTACATATCCATGGCTCTGGTGCAGTTCTTCATGCCTGTCTGTGTAAATGGAAGCTGCAATCATAACACACAGacctgcaggaggaagaaaataataaaggtCAGCATCTTAAAACATTATCAGTACACACATCTATTCACTCTCTCTTCTGTTAGCTGCTTCCACCAATGTCCTTTCTTGCAGATGCTCGTTTTCTATCCTCAAACTAACCTGGAAGCATTTCAAGacatattttcagtttatttggCAGGCTATAAATTTGAAGTGCTGTTGTGTATCTATGTCATTTTCAGTGAACGGAAAATTATTCTGAACATCTGGGTAGTTTTTAAGactgacaaaaaaaagaagtgagtGCTTGCCTGTAACAATTAGAGAGTTATTTAGTGTCCTCAAGAAGTTCAGCATCTCAAATTCTTTCCCTTCAAAGTTTAAATTACTTTATCCTGAGCAGTGATGGCATCCATGTGTTAACTGTCTATATATTACAGAATGGTACAGCTCACTCTTTAAACAATTATGAAGGATAAGCTATGGCCTCCGGAGCACTACAGAGTTCTCATGCAGCTCAttctttttgaaatgttttcctgctttcctacattcatgaaaatataattaaagtCAAAAGCATTGAAAAATCACTCACATGACAGGAGCTGGATAACAGAAGTTAACACAAATCTTTCTCCTTGCTTTAGACGGAAGAGTTGAAGAATGAAAACCAGAAACGccacacagcagaaaatggtaGACAGGATCATGGCGGCCTGAACAGCCTGAATTGATTGATACTCTGCAAAAACAAAGCAGCTTTGATTAAAAATCATTTCTCTCTTTGCCTTCTCCTGCAAGGAGTAAAGGGGCAGAGCCGTGTTCTGTAAGCAGGAGTTCAGCAGATGCAGCAAAGCAGCCGTGTGTGCATTGCAGGGGCTGattctcctctgcttccttgGTACTATACACAGCCAGTGGCCTAAAGACTTCTAAAAACTTCTCATCAAACTGAGTGAAAACACTGAAGAGACTTCTGCCACATCCCACCCTTTGCTGCCATAATGTCCCAGGAGCACAGTGAAACTGCCAGCTGTCCCAAACAGCTTCCAAATGCAGACCCCAGCCTCCCACCAGAGCTGGAGACAGCTCTGTTCAGGAAGGTCCAACCATGATATGACCCTTAGCACTAGAGATTCCTCTCATTCAGGTTTTTCATCCTGTCCATCACTTCCCTGTAACTGGGAGCTGAAGTAACCAATACCTTTTTAACcatgagcagctgctctgtgtaaatctgcagccactgcagccaaGCCGGGCCACTGTAAATTTCACAGCAATTTCACCAGATCTGCTGAAGGAACACAGACACAGGCATGGAGGGACACTCACCATTGAACTCATCAGTGATAGCCATACAGGTGCTCGTATTCGTGGTACACACTCTCCAGACATCTGCAGAAAAGTTATCTCCCACCCACCAGGCCTGCAAAATAAAAGTAAAGGGCTCTTACAGGGAGAAAACgcaaaaaaaactccacaaaactCCTTTGTTGTCCAAGTGTCTACTGATTATATACATCAGCCTCAAcaattttctgttcatttttgaTACTTAACCACTCCAATGAAATGTGAGATCTCATGGCA
Encoded here:
- the EMP2 gene encoding epithelial membrane protein 2 translates to MLILLAFIIVFHITSAALLFISTIDNAWWVGDNFSADVWRVCTTNTSTCMAITDEFNEYQSIQAVQAAMILSTIFCCVAFLVFILQLFRLKQGERFVLTSVIQLLSCLCVMIAASIYTDRHEELHQSHGYVMEVSKGQYGYSFVLAWIAFAFTLISGVMYLVLRKRK